The Enterobacter asburiae genome window below encodes:
- the nfsB gene encoding oxygen-insensitive NAD(P)H nitroreductase — protein MDIISVALKRHSTKAFDASKKLTAEEAEKIKTLLQYSPSSTNSQPWHFIVASTEEGKARVAKSAAGTYVFNERKMLDASHVVVFCAKTAMDDAWLERVVDQEEADGRFNTPEAKAANHKGRTYFADMHRVDLKDDDQWMAKQVYLNVGNFLLGVGAMGLDAVPIEGFDAAILDEEFGLKEKGFTSLVVVPVGHHSVEDFNATLPKSRLPLSTIVTEC, from the coding sequence CTGTCGCCCTGAAACGCCACTCTACCAAGGCGTTCGACGCAAGCAAAAAACTGACCGCGGAAGAAGCGGAAAAAATCAAAACCCTGCTGCAGTACAGCCCGTCCAGCACCAACTCCCAGCCGTGGCACTTCATTGTAGCCAGCACCGAGGAAGGAAAAGCGCGCGTGGCAAAATCCGCCGCGGGCACCTATGTGTTCAACGAACGCAAAATGCTGGATGCGTCCCACGTGGTGGTGTTCTGCGCGAAAACCGCGATGGATGACGCCTGGCTGGAGCGCGTCGTGGATCAGGAAGAGGCCGATGGCCGTTTCAACACGCCGGAAGCCAAAGCCGCAAACCATAAGGGCCGCACCTACTTCGCCGACATGCACCGCGTGGATCTGAAAGATGACGACCAGTGGATGGCGAAGCAGGTTTACCTGAACGTCGGTAACTTCCTGCTGGGCGTGGGCGCGATGGGCCTGGACGCGGTACCGATTGAAGGTTTCGACGCCGCCATTCTCGACGAAGAATTTGGCCTGAAAGAGAAAGGCTTTACCAGCCTGGTGGTGGTACCGGTTGGGCACCACAGCGTGGAAGATTTCAACGCCACGCTGCCGAAGTCTCGCCTGCCCCTGAGCACGATTGTAACTGAGTGCTGA
- a CDS encoding MFS transporter has product MNTSVVSPGRAGLILLLTGQMLPMIDTSITNVALDAITHSLNATATELELIVALYGVAFAVCLALGSKLGDNFGRRRLFMWGVASFGLASLLCGMAGNIEQLLAARIVQGAGAALIVPQILATLHVTLKGTAHAKAISLFGGIGGIAFIVGQMGGGWLVSADIAGLGWRNAFFINVPICLVVLALSRHFVPETRRETPSRIDWTGTVLLAIILCCLLFPMALGPQWHWSWPLKVMLVAIIPLGWLTALNARKKERENAHPLIPPRLLQLRSVRFGILIAMLFFSVWSGFMFCMALTMQTGLGMAPWQSGNSFIALGVTYFISAWFAPRLIARYSTSTILLTGLAIQIAGLLALIATFRVWGMENTALTLAPATGLVGYGQALIVNSFYRIGMRDIQPDDAGAASAILSTLQQAALGLGPAIFGAILLHALQNHHGDYTQAVNVFLMVETAMMVVLALATLRIRHRLCLPMVKVCQATK; this is encoded by the coding sequence ATGAATACGTCAGTTGTTTCACCGGGCCGCGCTGGCCTGATATTGCTGCTAACCGGCCAGATGCTGCCGATGATTGATACCTCAATCACCAACGTGGCGCTGGACGCCATCACCCACTCGCTGAACGCCACCGCCACCGAGCTGGAGCTGATAGTCGCCCTCTACGGCGTGGCCTTCGCCGTCTGCCTCGCGCTCGGCAGCAAGCTGGGGGATAACTTTGGCCGTCGGCGTCTGTTCATGTGGGGCGTCGCGAGCTTTGGCCTGGCCTCGCTGCTCTGCGGGATGGCGGGGAACATTGAACAGCTACTGGCCGCGCGCATCGTTCAGGGGGCGGGAGCCGCACTGATCGTGCCGCAAATTCTTGCCACCCTGCACGTGACGCTGAAAGGTACGGCGCACGCTAAAGCCATCAGCCTGTTTGGCGGCATCGGTGGGATTGCGTTTATCGTCGGGCAAATGGGCGGCGGCTGGCTGGTGTCGGCGGATATCGCCGGGCTGGGCTGGCGTAACGCCTTCTTCATCAACGTGCCGATCTGTCTGGTGGTGCTGGCGCTGAGTCGCCATTTCGTACCCGAAACCCGTCGCGAGACGCCATCACGCATCGACTGGACCGGAACCGTGCTGCTGGCGATCATTCTTTGCTGCCTGCTGTTCCCGATGGCGCTCGGCCCCCAGTGGCACTGGTCGTGGCCGCTGAAGGTTATGCTTGTCGCCATTATTCCGCTGGGCTGGCTGACGGCGCTGAATGCGCGCAAAAAGGAGCGTGAGAACGCCCACCCGCTGATCCCGCCGCGCCTGCTGCAGCTTCGCAGCGTTCGCTTTGGCATACTGATTGCGATGCTCTTTTTCAGCGTCTGGTCCGGGTTTATGTTCTGTATGGCGCTGACCATGCAAACCGGTCTGGGGATGGCACCGTGGCAGTCGGGAAACAGTTTTATCGCGCTGGGCGTAACTTACTTTATTTCGGCGTGGTTCGCGCCGCGGCTGATTGCTCGCTACAGCACCAGTACCATTCTGCTGACCGGTCTGGCGATCCAGATTGCCGGCCTGCTGGCGCTGATCGCCACGTTCCGCGTCTGGGGAATGGAGAATACCGCCCTGACGCTGGCACCCGCAACCGGGCTGGTCGGCTACGGGCAGGCGCTGATCGTGAACAGCTTCTACCGCATCGGGATGCGCGATATTCAGCCTGACGACGCGGGGGCCGCGAGCGCCATTCTCAGCACGCTGCAGCAGGCCGCGCTGGGGCTTGGCCCGGCCATTTTTGGCGCGATTTTGCTCCACGCGCTGCAGAACCATCACGGGGATTACACCCAGGCGGTGAACGTCTTCCTGATGGTGGAAACGGCGATGATGGTGGTGCTTGCCCTGGCGACGCTGCGCATCCGCCATCGCCTGTGCCTGCCGATGGTAAAGGTCTGCCAGGCCACCAAATAA
- a CDS encoding helix-turn-helix transcriptional regulator: MALMSEPVVSLQDDTRKQLGAFLRARRESLDPQRLGLPRSGRRRTPGLRREEVAMLADVGVTWYTWLEQGRDVNPSSAVMAAVAKALQCTPTEARHLFVLAGLPPGEAPQAVCCEGISEGTRRLLDTLMPKPASIQKPNFDIVAWNDSFGHLMGVDFNEIPPEDRNCIYLFLTHPAWRARLGRRDDVLPTFVSYFRAAMAEHRGDPLWEAKLARFFAVSEEFKTLWHQRNDVRGVENQLKLFTHPELGDFTLQQMYWYSAPRNGSRLLVYLPVDEAGERAMEWLAEKSRT; encoded by the coding sequence ATGGCCTTGATGTCTGAACCCGTCGTCTCACTTCAGGATGACACCCGAAAACAGCTGGGGGCATTTTTACGCGCACGACGTGAAAGCCTCGATCCGCAGCGTCTCGGCCTGCCGCGCAGCGGTCGCCGCCGCACGCCGGGCCTGCGCCGGGAAGAGGTGGCGATGCTCGCTGACGTGGGCGTGACCTGGTACACGTGGCTGGAGCAGGGCAGGGACGTCAATCCGTCGAGCGCGGTGATGGCCGCTGTGGCAAAAGCGCTACAGTGCACCCCGACCGAGGCCCGACACCTGTTTGTGTTAGCCGGGTTGCCGCCGGGTGAAGCGCCGCAGGCGGTCTGCTGCGAGGGCATCAGCGAGGGCACGCGGCGCCTGCTGGATACGCTTATGCCTAAACCCGCCAGCATTCAGAAACCGAATTTCGACATCGTGGCGTGGAACGACAGCTTCGGGCACCTGATGGGCGTCGATTTCAATGAAATCCCGCCGGAAGACCGCAACTGTATTTACCTGTTCCTTACCCACCCGGCGTGGCGCGCGCGTCTCGGCAGACGTGACGATGTGCTGCCCACATTTGTCTCCTATTTCCGCGCGGCGATGGCCGAGCATCGGGGTGACCCGCTGTGGGAGGCCAAGCTGGCGCGCTTCTTTGCGGTGTCCGAAGAGTTCAAAACCCTGTGGCACCAGCGCAACGACGTGCGCGGCGTGGAGAACCAGCTCAAGCTGTTTACCCATCCCGAGCTGGGGGATTTTACGCTGCAGCAGATGTACTGGTACTCCGCGCCGCGAAACGGGTCGCGGCTTCTGGTGTATCTGCCGGTGGATGAGGCGGGGGAGCGAGCGATGGAATGGCTGGCAGAAAAAAGCCGAACGTAA
- the pheP gene encoding phenylalanine transporter has translation MKDASSASGHGSAEASSDQNPTLQRGLQNRHIQLIALGGAIGTGLFLGIGPAIQMAGPAVLLGYGIAGIIAFLIMRQLGEMVVEEPVSGSFAHFAYKYWGPFAGFLSGWNYWVMFVLVGMAELTAAGIYMQYWLPDVPTWIWAAAFFIIINAVNLVNVRLYGETEFWFALIKVLAIIGMIGFGLWLLFSGHGGERATIDNLWQHGGFLATGWKGLILSLAVIMFSFGGLELIGITAAEARDPHKSIPKAVNQVVYRILLFYIGSLVVLLALYPWVEVKSDSSPFVMIFHDMNSNLVASALNFVILVASLSVYNSGVYSNSRMLFGLSVQGNAPKFLTRVSRRGVPVNSLFLSGAITSLVVLINYLLPKEAFGLLMALVVATLLLNWIMICLAHLRFRAAMRRKGRETQFKALLYPAGNYICIAFLGLILVLMCTMDEMRLSAMLLPVWVIFLFVAFKLSRKK, from the coding sequence GTGAAAGACGCGTCATCCGCTTCAGGCCATGGTAGCGCTGAAGCCTCGTCGGATCAGAATCCGACGCTGCAACGTGGTTTGCAAAATCGACATATTCAGTTAATTGCCCTTGGCGGCGCGATCGGTACCGGACTGTTTCTCGGCATCGGCCCCGCTATTCAGATGGCTGGCCCGGCGGTTCTGCTGGGTTACGGTATCGCCGGGATTATCGCCTTCCTGATCATGCGCCAGCTTGGCGAGATGGTCGTTGAAGAGCCGGTTTCAGGCTCCTTCGCGCACTTTGCTTATAAATACTGGGGCCCGTTTGCAGGCTTCCTGTCCGGCTGGAACTACTGGGTTATGTTCGTGCTGGTGGGAATGGCGGAGCTGACCGCCGCAGGCATTTACATGCAGTACTGGCTGCCGGACGTGCCGACGTGGATCTGGGCGGCGGCCTTCTTCATCATTATTAACGCCGTTAACCTCGTCAACGTGCGCCTGTATGGCGAAACGGAGTTCTGGTTTGCGCTGATCAAGGTGCTGGCGATTATCGGGATGATCGGCTTTGGCCTGTGGCTGCTGTTCTCCGGCCACGGCGGCGAGCGGGCCACTATCGACAACCTGTGGCAGCACGGCGGCTTCCTGGCGACCGGCTGGAAAGGGCTGATTCTCTCCCTGGCAGTGATCATGTTCTCCTTCGGTGGACTCGAGCTGATTGGCATTACCGCTGCGGAAGCGCGCGACCCGCATAAAAGCATTCCCAAAGCGGTCAACCAGGTCGTGTACCGGATTCTGCTGTTCTATATCGGCTCGCTGGTGGTGCTGCTGGCGCTCTATCCGTGGGTGGAAGTGAAGTCCGACAGCAGTCCGTTCGTGATGATTTTCCATGACATGAACAGTAACCTGGTGGCCTCGGCGCTGAACTTCGTTATTCTGGTGGCGTCTCTGTCGGTCTATAACAGCGGCGTTTACTCCAACAGCCGCATGCTGTTCGGCCTCTCCGTGCAGGGCAACGCGCCGAAGTTCCTCACCCGCGTCAGCCGTCGCGGCGTGCCGGTGAATTCCTTGTTCCTTTCCGGCGCTATCACCTCGCTGGTGGTGCTGATTAACTATCTGCTGCCGAAAGAGGCCTTTGGCCTGCTGATGGCGCTGGTTGTCGCCACGCTGCTGCTGAACTGGATCATGATTTGCCTGGCGCACCTGCGCTTTCGCGCCGCGATGCGCCGCAAGGGACGCGAGACGCAGTTCAAAGCGCTGCTTTATCCGGCGGGGAACTACATCTGTATCGCGTTCCTGGGGCTGATTCTGGTGCTGATGTGCACCATGGATGAAATGCGCCTTTCGGCGATGCTGCTGCCGGTATGGGTTATCTTCCTGTTTGTAGCGTTTAAGCTTTCCCGCAAAAAGTAG
- a CDS encoding mechanosensitive ion channel family protein, with product MQELIAQIEELGIEINHTTSLVIIFGIIFLTAIIVHFILHKVVLRAFEKRAQASSHLWLQIITQNKLFHRLAFTLQGIIVNVQAVLWLQKGSEAAEILTTCAKLWVMVYALLSFFSLLDVIFNLSQKMATASQLPLKGIFQGIKLVSAILVGILIISLLIGQSPAILISGLGAMAAVLMLVFKDPILGLVAGIQLSANDMLKLGDWLEMPKYGANGTVTDIGLTTVKVRNFDNTITTIPTWALVSDAFINWSGMSASGGRRIKRSLNIDTTSIHFLDEQEQQKLIQAKLLKPYLAARHEEINLWNQKNGEGESVLNLRKMTNIGTFRAYLNEYLRNHPRIRKDMTLMVRQLAPDANGLPIEIYAFINTVVWAEYEEIQADIFDHIFAVVDEFGLRIHQSPTGNDIRSLAGVIAR from the coding sequence ATGCAGGAATTAATTGCTCAGATTGAAGAGTTAGGCATTGAAATTAATCACACCACCTCTTTAGTGATTATCTTTGGTATTATTTTTCTTACCGCCATTATCGTTCATTTTATTCTGCACAAAGTGGTGCTTCGCGCTTTCGAAAAACGTGCGCAGGCCAGCAGCCATTTGTGGCTGCAGATCATCACCCAGAATAAATTATTTCACCGTCTGGCCTTCACCCTTCAGGGGATAATCGTCAACGTCCAGGCGGTACTGTGGCTGCAAAAAGGCAGCGAAGCGGCGGAAATTCTCACGACATGTGCAAAGCTGTGGGTCATGGTGTATGCCCTGCTCTCCTTCTTCTCGCTGCTGGACGTGATTTTTAATCTGTCGCAGAAAATGGCCACCGCTTCACAGCTGCCGCTGAAGGGGATCTTCCAGGGCATCAAGCTGGTGAGCGCCATCCTGGTGGGGATATTGATTATCTCCCTGCTGATCGGCCAGTCTCCGGCGATTCTGATAAGCGGTCTCGGCGCCATGGCCGCCGTGCTGATGCTGGTGTTTAAAGACCCGATACTCGGACTGGTGGCGGGGATTCAGCTCTCCGCCAACGACATGCTCAAGCTCGGCGACTGGCTGGAGATGCCGAAATACGGTGCCAACGGCACGGTGACGGACATCGGCCTGACAACCGTGAAAGTACGCAACTTCGATAATACGATTACGACCATTCCGACGTGGGCCCTGGTCTCTGACGCCTTTATCAACTGGAGCGGCATGTCTGCCTCCGGCGGGCGACGCATTAAGCGCAGCCTGAATATTGATACCACCAGCATTCATTTTCTCGACGAGCAGGAGCAGCAAAAACTTATTCAGGCGAAGCTGCTGAAGCCCTATCTGGCCGCGCGACATGAGGAAATTAACCTGTGGAATCAGAAGAACGGTGAAGGGGAGTCGGTATTAAACCTGCGTAAGATGACCAATATTGGCACCTTCCGCGCCTACCTGAATGAATATCTGCGCAACCATCCGCGTATTCGCAAAGATATGACGCTGATGGTGCGCCAGCTAGCGCCTGATGCGAATGGTTTGCCGATTGAAATATATGCCTTCATCAATACGGTGGTCTGGGCAGAATATGAAGAGATTCAGGCCGACATCTTCGACCATATTTTCGCGGTGGTGGATGAATTTGGGCTGCGTATTCACCAGTCCCCGACCGGGAACGATATTCGATCCCTGGCGGGCGTTATCGCCAGATAA